The following proteins come from a genomic window of Lolium rigidum isolate FL_2022 chromosome 5, APGP_CSIRO_Lrig_0.1, whole genome shotgun sequence:
- the LOC124656998 gene encoding uncharacterized protein LOC124656998 yields MAATLPRTSPPPARPTPGRRAPEQSWSPPPPAVVIRHLSARPPPFLSSLLSTHSLCSPPLLPAPPSTRSALAPRRREHEQEEDLTEIDERDGGARRRGMDAHGPGPGAAAGAASKLTRTPSSLLRSPTVRNCSSFHAVLLEDDPEPDHKKSQAVAAQAKALNHQHGLRPAAAAHPLILLTLPIALLLLLLTLLLRDHRHLLLFAAGAALAAAAAAARLRRIRRGTSPSGSVHWFIGDDDDSPSATNPHHARGGPAHVIREGVEFYSNGDCYEGEFHKGRCNGAGVYNFFGKGKYEGDWVDGKYDGYGIESWARGSRYRGQYRQGLRHGHGVYRFYSGDCYAGEWAGGQSHGIGAQTCSDGSSYVGEFKCGVKHGLGTYHFRNGDRYSGEYFGDKIHGFGVYSFANGHCYAGSWHEGKKQGLGMYTFRNGDKRSGDWDFGTLKSPMPPTDPSVERAVQAAQRASENAFHLPRVDEQVHKVVMAANRAATAARVAAIKAVQNRMDGKFCDTYV; encoded by the exons ATGGCAGCCACGCTACCAAGAACCAGTCCCCCACCGGCCCGGCCCACGCCAGGTCGGCGCGCGCCGGAGCAGAGCTGGTCACCTCCCCCGCCCGCGGTGGTTATAAGACACCTCTCAGCCCGCCCGCCTCCCTTCCTctcttctctcctctccaccCACTCCCTCTGCTCCCCTCCCCTTCTCCCTGCTCCACCCTCGACCCGATCTGCGCTCGCGCCCCGGCGGCGGGAAcacgaacaagaagaagatctgACGGAAATTGACGAGAGGGACGGCGGCGCAAGGCGGCGGGGAATGGACGCCCACGGGCCCGGACCCGGCGCCGCGGCCGGGGCCGCCAGCAAGCTGACCCGCACCCCGTCCTCGCTCCTCCGCTCCCCCACCGTCCGCAACTGCTCCTCCTTCCACGCCGTCCTGCTCGAGGACGACCCCGAGCCCGACCACAAAAAGTCCCAAGCCGTGGCGGCGCAAGCCAAGGCCCTCAACCACCAGCACGGCCTccgccccgccgccgcggccCACCCGCTCATCCTCCTGACCCTTCccatcgccctcctcctcctcctcctaaccctcctcctccgcgaccaccgccacctcctcctcttcgccgccggcgccgcgctcgccgcggccgccgccgccgcgcgcctccgccgcatccgcCGCGGGACCTCCCCCTCCGGCTCCGTGCACTGGTTcatcggcgacgacgacgactccccctCCGCCACCAACCCCCACCACGCCCGCGGCGGCCCCGCCCACGTCATCCGCGAGGGCGTCGAGTTCTACAGCAACGGGGACTGCTACGAGGGGGAGTTCCACAAGGGCCGCTGCAACGGCGCGGGGGTCTACAACTTCTTCGGCAAGGGCAAGTACGAGGGCGACTGGGTCGACGGCAAGTACGACGGCTACGGGATCGAGTCCTGGGCGCGCGGCAGCCGCTACCGGGGGCAGTACCGCCAGGGCCTGCGCCACGGCCACGGGGTCTACCGCTTCTACAGCGGGGACTGCTACGCGGGCGAGTGGGCCGGAGGGCAGAGCCACGGCATCGGGGCGCAGACATGCTCCGACGGCAGCTCCTACGTCGGCGAGTTCAAGTGCGGGGTCAAGCACGGACTCGGCACCTACCATTTCAG AAACGGCGACCGCTACTCCGGGGAGTACTTCGGGGACAAGATCCACGGCTTCGGCGTCTACAGCTTCGCCAACGGCCACTGCTACGCCGGCTCATGGCACGAGGGCAAGAAGCAGGGGCTCGGGATGTACACCTTCCGCAACGGCGACAAGCGGTCGGGGGACTGGGATTTCGGGACCCTAAAGAGCCCCATGCCTCCCACCGATCCTTCTGTCGAGCGCGCCGTGCAG GCTGCGCAGCGGGCCTCCGAGAACGCATTTCACCTGCCGAGAGTGGACGAGCAGGTGCACAAGGTGGTCATGGCCGCGAACcgtgcggccacggcggcacgggTGGCGGCGATCAAGGCGGTCCAGAACAGGATGGACGGCAAGTTCTGCGACACCTACGTCTGA